DNA from Vicia villosa cultivar HV-30 ecotype Madison, WI unplaced genomic scaffold, Vvil1.0 ctg.000058F_1_1, whole genome shotgun sequence:
AGAACAGTGTTGACCATCTGCACACGGCCAGCATAGCTAAGTAAATGGGAGCTCCAATGTGTCATCTTGCCACCAATTCTATCAGCCAAAGCCATACATTGATTATTAGATAACTTCCTGCTAGTAAGTGGAATACCTAGATACTTGAAGGGTAAGGAACCTCTCTTGAACCCTGTAATCCCTTCAATCCTGGTGATACCACTCTCTTCCATGCCACCACAGTAGATTTGACATTTGTTTGGATTGACTTGCATCCCAGTGGACATGGAAAACTCCTCAAACTTTTTCATCATCATACTAACAGAACCACTGTCTCCTTTGGAGAAGAGTAGCAGGTCATCTGCAAAACTCAGATCCACAAGATTCAGCTTCTCACAGTTTATGTGGAATTTGAATTCAGGTTCAGTGCTTAGACAGTCCAGTTTCCTATGCAAATACTCCATTATCACCACAGACAGCAAGGGTGACATAGGGTCACCTTGCCTTAGACCCCTTGCAGCTTTCATGTGCTTAGAGATACTGCCATTGATGTTGAATTGGTAAGATACAGTGGTTACACCCAACATAATCCAGCTTATGAATTTCCTAGGAAACCCCACTTCAGCCAAAATACATTGCATAGCCTTCCAGTCAACTGAATCATAAGCCTTCCTAATATCCATTTGAACCATTACTCTTGGCATGCCACCTTTCCTCGAGTATCCTCTAATGAGTTCATATGCTAACAGAATGTGGTCATGAATTTTCTGTCCTGGCACAAAGGCAGCTTGATTTCTACTGATAATACTCCCCAGGACCTTGCTCATTCTGTTGGCAATCACCTTGGATATTATTTTGTAAACTGTTGTGCAGCACGAAATAGGTCTAAATTCCTTTATGGTTTCAGCTTTATCATGCTTGGGAATcaaagttgttagaacaagatttgttctgatcaattatcttagttttgatgataacaataatatgaattttgcttaagataatatggtactctaatccaatgcaatttccttttcaggaaatatataaagagtatgcataattcagcgctcagaagctttgtctcaaagggttcagcatgcaacatcagaacatggtctggcaagacatcagaagatggtcgaagcagaatcagaacatgggtctatggaagcatcagaagaacatgagatcagaagcactgaagttctgatggtatcacgcacagaagcacttcaaggtcagaagatcagaagatgctatgcaccaagctgtttgactctgatgatattcaaacgttgtattcacaaacatcagatcagaaggaagtacaagtggcaggctacgctgactgacaaaaggaacgttaaaagctattaaaggctacgtcagtagacacagcgtgaacaaggctcgaggtagttgacaaaagcgtataacattaaatgcgatgctgtacggaacacgcaaagcattaaatgcactcaacggtcatcttctccaatgcctataaatatgaagttctgatgagaagcaaggttaacgattctgcacaaaaacaactcatattaacttgctgaaactctgttctactcaaagctcagaatcttcatcttcatcaaagctcactacattgctgttgtaatatattagtgagattaagcttaaacgttaagagaaatatcacagtttgtgattatagcttttaagaagcaattgtaatactcttagaattgattacattaagttgtaaggaactagagtgattgtgtggatcagaatactctaggaagtcttagaggttatctaagcagattgtaactagagtgatcgtgtggatcagtatactctagaaagtcttagagggtatctaagcagttgttcctggagtgatcagtgtgtgatcagaagactctggaagacttagttgctgactaagtggaaaaccattgtaatccgtgcgattagtggattaaatcctcagttgaggtaaatcatctctgcgggggtggactggagtagtttagttaacaacgaaccaggataaaaataactgtgcaatttatttttatctgtcaagtttttaaagctacacttattcaaaccccccctttctaagtgtttttctatccttcaattggtatcagagcctggttctaaggtgcaagcacttaaccgtgtttagaaaagattcaggaagagaaaaacgcttcagtaaaagatggctgatgaaattgcaaagtctacacctgcatctacatctggctctactgagcaacacaacggtaacaatggttatactagaccgccggtatttgatggtgaaaactttgaatactggaaagataaactggaaagttattttcttggtctagatggtgatctatgggatcttctgatggatggttacaaacatccagtaaatgccagtggcgtaaagctgacaaggcaagaaatgaatgatgatcagaagaagcttttcaggaatcatcataaatgcagaactgttttgctgaatgctatctctcatgctgagtatgagaagatatctaacagggaaacggcctatgacatatatgagtccttgaaaatgactcatgaaggaaatgctcaagtcaaggagactaaagctctcgctttaatccagaagtatgaagccttcaagatggaggatgatgaagacattgaaaagatgttttcaagatttcaaactcttactgctggattgagagttcttgacaagggatacaccaaggctgatcacgtaaagaagatcatcagaagcttacccagaagatggggtcctatggtgactgcattcaagattgcaaagaatctgaatgaagtttctctggaagagcttatcagtgccttgggaagccatgaaatagagctggacgcaaatgagcctcaaaagaaaggtaagtctattgcattaaaatccaatatcaagaaatgcactaacgcttttcaggctagagaagaagatcctgaagaatcagaatctgaagaagaagatgaactgtccttgatctccagaaggctaaatcaactctggaagaacaagcaaaggaagttcagaggcgtcagaagttcaaagaaatttgaacgtggagaatcttctgatgacagaagatttgacaagaagaaggtcatgtgctatgaatgcaatgagcctggacacttcaagaatgaatgtccaaaacttcagaaggaaaatcccaagaagaagtttcataagaagaaaggtcttatggcaacctgggatgagtcagaagatgattcagactctgaagatgagcaggctaactgtgcgctgatggcgacagaagatgacggatcagaatctacatcagaatcagattctgaagaggtattttctgaacttactagagatgagttagtttccggtctaacagaacttctggaattcaagtctcagattagtctcaaatacaaaaagctgaaaaagctatttgaattcgaaacaaagaagcttgagttggaaaactctgaattaaaagaaaaacttttaaaattatccaataatgttggatctccttctgattcagaaaaatccactcctagtctaaatcatattctgaaagaatatgatttaagtttcaggaagttcttatctagaagtattggcagaagtcagctagcttctatgatatatgctgtgtctggaaacaaaagagttggcattggttttaagggtgaaaccccatacaaacttgaacctgttgatgaaaggaaattcacatacaagccattgtatgatcagttcaagtatggccactcccatgatattaggcacacttcacatgctcaaagttttcacataacacacaccaaaaagcatgtgacacaacctaggaaatatcatgaaactcacattaaaaattatcatgctgttcctcctattgcttacaatgttaaacccaagttcaatcagaacttgagaaaaactaacaagaaaggacccaagaagatgtgggtacctaaggataagattattcctattgcagatatccttggctgcaaaaaggacaaagcacaacatgtcatggtacctggactctggatgctcacgacacatgacaggaagaaggtctatgttccaagacctggtgcttaagtctggaggagaagtcaagtttggaggagatcagaagggcaagataattggctctggaactataaagtctggtaactctccttccatttctaatgtacttcttgtagaaggattaacacataacctcttatctatcagtcaattgagtgacaatggttatgatataatctttaatcaaaagtcttgcaaggctgtaaatcagaaggatggctcaatcctatttacaggcaagaggaagaataacatttataagacagatctgcaagatcttatgagtcagaaggtgacttgtcttatgtctgtttctgaagagcagtgggtctggcacagaagattaggtcatgctagtttgagaaagatttctcagattaacaaactggatcttgtcagaggactccctaatctgaaattcaaatcagatgctctttgtgaagcatgtcagaagggcaagttctccaaacctgcattcaagtccaagaatgttgtttctacctcaaggccattagaactcttgcacattgatctgtttggcccagtcaaaacagcatctgtcagagggaagaaatatggattagtcatcgtagatgattatagtcgctggacgtgggtaaaattcttgaaacacaaggatgagactcattcagtgttctttgatttctgcattcagattcaatctgaaaaagagtgtaaaatcataaaggtcagaagtgatcatggtggtgaatttgagaacagatcctttgaagaattcttcaaagaaaatggtattgcccatgatttctcttgtcctagaactccacagcaaaatggagttgtagaacgaaagaataggactctgcaagaaatggccagaaccatgatcaatgaaaccaatatggctaagcacttctgggcagaagcaataaacactgcatgctatattcagaatagaatctctatcagacctattctaaataagactccttatgaattgtggaagaataaaaagcccaacatttcatatttccatccttttggatgtgtatgctttattctgaacactaaagatcatcttggtaagtttgattccaaagcacaaaaatgtttccttcttggatattctgaatgctcaaaaggctacagagtatacaatactgaaacattgattgtggaagaatcaatcaatatcaggtttgatgataagcttggttctgaaaaaccaaagcagtttgataattttgcagattgtgatattgatatatcagaagttgttgagccaagaagcaacgcatcagaagcagagcttctcagaagcaaagaatctgaagatcaagtatcagcttctctagacaatctaagcatttctgaagaaccatctgtcagaagatcatccagactcatttctggtcattcagaagatgtcattcttggaaagaaggatgatccaatcagaacaagagcatgccttaagaacaatgcagactgtcaattaggtcttgtatctttgatcgagccaacttctgttgatcatgctctagaagttccagactggataattgctatgcaagaagaactgaatcagtttacaaggaatgatgtttgggatcttgttcctaaaccagatggattcaatataatcggtacaaaatgggtcttcagaaacaagcccagaatgagaagatgagaagttcttatgtatgggtatcttctgaaatgaaatttctttttaagaagttctgattgaaatcaattagaaattgtgattcagttattactaacgtttcattgtctaagttgattcagaatctctttaaaagcataacagctgtaactggctatccagatggtaaacacgtgttcactattcctggacaagcgtgcgtgcagttgaggggacgtctacttaggtaactgtgcaaatcacgtcttttgtcattattatctctcctcacgtcacgtaacattaaatgcttttcatcatttactctctttcagttttctttttagattcttcaaacgtttcttttccctcttatatttctctcactttgcattcagtttctttttcgttctctctctttgcactcatatcataaaccctagcagtttccaatatctgcaacttcatcatgaatccatcgtcaagctctggaaatcaagataatgatcggaaacaaaagagaaaggcaactgctgaaccagaaaccaaacctaaaagagtaaggatcacctatgaccctctcaaagtgaacccgttctcttcaaagacctccaccacctcttcctcctcattcatcctctcggaaccaccttcttcaccatctgatatctcctctccttcaacccatccatcagatatttcttcatctctctcacacccttttcccaccagaacacctaatccctatagtgttgttcttcccgactccagattcactgtcaaccctccaactcctaccactcaatcatttctggagcttttacattctgatgtaaatggctggttggagattctgggtgctgctcacctcaaccatctggatgagtatgctacaagcaacctttgggatacctttcgtcaggattttctggctaaggctacagacactcagagaaggatcatgtctgaagctcctggtattcgtggtcttcggttggaagttggtgaaagcagctatcaccatttcatcaggaacagaagtgttcttgagaagaagttacctgcagatgagttggaagaagaaaatctctgcagagacatcgtggtgtggagaccatggtttcctgtgctgactggagattttcagtggctgttcaactggttcagaatgaacccttctgaaaaagcacctcacatggtctttccagtagtggtttatcctgctgaagttgctggtcctactcctccaacaaacctagcagctattcttcaagcgctggaagatggaacttctgagctgcctgaaccagaatatgctaaggctacctctgagtcagactcagatgaggaaatggaagatgcacaagctggagatctcccagaagatcaccctgctgagattgctgtcccttttggcagaaattcaggtgcctcttcttctggtgaaacctcagctctgatggagaccttggaagctcttcatcagaatcaagctatgctggcttctcgtttggacgcgcaagaagtagccaatgctgagtttcgctccttcatggcaaggcaagctacaagcactgacgggattcatgatgttctggcgcggattttgcgtagactaggatcttagtctttggtctttgtagttttctttccttgttgcatctgttttcctgcattctctcttgtaatctttttgattatcaatgaaaaatttctttggttttacattccagtggttttatttgtcgttttattcatctgaatcatttgaaatattctttttgatgttatgacaaaaagggggagaagataaatgataaatgatttgattaatctatcagttgctgggtaaagctcccacacatttactaacaagaactgcaagttctatatggtttaagtgttttgcaggtataaagaagtgaagagaatcttcaaagcaaacacaagaagcaaaaccataagaagtgttattctgaaaagaataaactcatggaaactgaagcaagctgagtgctgtcaagcttcagaaatcagaagcaagaaagaagaatgaatcagaagcactgataatagaatttgatccatatttgtctatttgctttgacaaaattctatttgctctgataacattattttagcctatatggctctgatacatatcatgtgttttaatatacattttatgttctgactcgttcatgctgacttttgtcgtttagtttttgttctgtaacatttcaggatgtagagatgctctgatgatgctctggtacattcaacaatgttctgatacaaatctagcatgaagtgaggttggtagaaattcaagctctgaagctatccgagggaagcagaaatcagaagctgtgattgttctaaagatccagaaaactcaagttctgaagctgtcctaagtggaagcagaaatcagaagctgtgaatgttctgaagatcaaagaaattcaagttctgaagctgtcctaaatggaagcagaaatcagaagctgtgaatgttctgaagatcaaagaaattcaagttctgaagctgtcctagatggaagcaggaatcagaagctgtgagtgttctaaggatctaaagaaattctagttctgaagctgtccaatggaagcagaagtcagaagctatgaattctctaaagacagaagcttatgtgatcgtctctaccgaaataatcagggaagtcttttattaaagttcttcgagtatttatttcagggggagattatttatctcagggggagattgttaatctcagggggagacatattcatatgcttatgctatagctgtgtaatttgtcttttgccgtctgctctttctgatcgcaaattcatatcatttatatatgtttttgtcatcatcaaaaagggggggattgttagaacaagatttgttctgatcaattatcttagttttgatgataacaataatatgaattttgcttaagataatatggtactctaatccaatgcaatttccttttcaggaaatatataaagagtatgcataattcagcgctcagaagctttgtctcaaagggttcagcatgcaacatcagaacatggtctggcaagacatcagaagatggtcgaagcagaatcagaacatgggtctatggaagcatcagaagaacatgagatcagaagcactgaagttctgatggtatcacgcacagaagcacttcaaggtcagaagatcagaagatgctatgcaccaagctgtttgactctgatgatattcaaacgttgtattcacaaacatcagatcagaaggaagtacaagtggcaggctacgctgactgacaaaaggaacgttaaaagctattaaaggctacgtcagtagacacagcgtgaacaaggctcgaggtagttgacaaaagcgtataacattaaatgcgatgctgtacggaacacgcaaagcattaaatgcactcaacggtcatcttctccaatgcctataaatatgaagttctgatgagaagcaaggttaacgattctgcacaaaaacaactcatattaacttgctgaaactctgttctactcaaagctcagaatcttcatcttcatcaaagctcactacattgctgttgtaatatattagtgagattaagcttaaacgttaagagaaatatcacagtttgtgattatagcttttaagaagcaattgtaatactcttagaattgattacattaagttgtaaggaactagagtgatcgtgtggatcagaatactctaggaagtcttagaggttatctaagcagattgtaactagagtgatcgtgtggatcagtatactctagaaagtcttagagggtatctaagcagttgttcctggagtgatcagtgtgtgatcagaagactctggaagacttagttgctgactaagtggaaaaccattgtaatccgtgcgattagtggattaaatcctcagttgaggtaaatcatctctgcgggggtggactggagtagtttagttaacaacgaaccaggataaaaataactgtgcaatttatttttatctgtcaagtttttaaagctacacttattcaaacccccctttctaagtgtttttctatccttcaaaagtaACAAGTGTTCTGTTGATCCTATCATCCAGTTTCCCTTCCTCAAAATAGGCTTTCACAGTTTGCATCATATCATTCTTCACCAATTGCCaggagtttttgaagaatttcgaCCCATACCCATCAATGCCTGGAGCAGTTAAATCACCAATGCTATTCAAAGCATCCCACACCTCTTTTCACTAACAGGATCGACCAACATTAGCCTTTATTCCTTCCCTAATTGCCGTCCCCTTCTCATTGCAACAATATCAACTCCCCTTAACTCCTTAGTAGCAGTTCCCATCAGTCCAAGATAAAAatctaagacttcctgctcaataTCTTCAGGGGTGGTACAAATCTCCCCATTATCTCTAACCAGTCTATGAATTGTATTATATTTTTGCTTTGCCTTCAAAGTAGCATGGAAATAGCTGTTGTTTCCATCACCTTTCCTGATCCACTCCACCTTAGCTTTCTGTCTTGCAATTTGTTCATCCAGATCATTCAGATTCAATACATCCTCAGTAAGGCTTTTCTCCATTTGAACCAGGGCAGAGTTCATTTTGTTATTCCTTAACTCTCTCTGGATTTCCATAAGCTCATTCATTTTCTCCTCTATTTTACTCTGTAAGTTCATCAGGGGTCTATGCAATTTTCTGATTGAGGGCTACAATCTCTTGAGTTTGTTCCACATCATTTGACTGTTATTACCATGTATCTTCCTTTTCCAATTCTTTTCCACTTCTGTCCTGTACCCCTCAGCCTCTATCACAGCATTTATAAACTTGAAACTTGTCTTCTTTCTAACAACTTGCTCATTACCTTTGATGCACAACATTGCATGATCAGAAATTCCAGGCTCCAAGATGTGAACAGTTTTATCTTTATTACTTTGGATCCAGGCCAGATTTCCTATCACTCTATCTATACAAGAATAGATAGCACCTTCAGCATGTTTGTTATACCAAGTGAACTTATCATCAATACAGTCAACCTCAAAGAGTCCAGTAGCCACCATCATCTCTCTAAGATCACTAAACTCAGCCTCTTTGACCTCATTCCTTCCAATCCTCTCATGGAACCCCAGTACATTGTTAAAATCCCCAAGCATAATCCAAGGCCCCTGCTGATTGGATCCTAATCTCTCTATATCTTTCCATAACTCTTTCCTTCTCTCGAGCTGGTTAGCTGCATACATTGCAGTAAGCCACTGCACAAATTTACCATCCCTGCCATACAACCCACAGTGAATCATTTGATCAGTCATACTCACTGTTTGAATATTCACCTTACTACCTTGCCATAAGATCCAAATTCTCCCATTGGCATGATTTCTATAGTTATCACAAACCTGCCAATTCCCACCAATTTTTTGCCTCCATTTCTCAGCTTTCTCCTTCTTAACCCTGGTTTCTAGCAATATCGCAATATTAGGCTGTAGCTTAAAGAGACGGGAGCTTATCTCTTTCTGCTTAGCTACCTTATTCAGCCCCCTTATGTTCCAAGAAACTATCATGTAACCCCCATGGCCTGCACCACGGGATCATTCCAGTCCCCTAAGGTGTTAAAACCATTGCTACTAAAAATATGCTTTAAAGACTCAACATTACTCTTACCTTTATCACGTATGCCTTTCAGCGCTTCTGTCCAGCTCCCATCATCACCTTCAAGTGCCACATGTTCAGGTTCCTTCCCCATTTTTGGTGTTTCCTTCTCATTAATATCACTGCTCAAGGTAGAACTCGACCCTCCCTGCTCTTTCTTTTGCCACATCTTGACTGTAGGTTTCTTCTCCACTGAACAGATATGCCCTGCCTTCTGACATCTTTCACAGTACTGTGGCCTCCATTCATACTCCACCTTTTGTTTTCCCTATTTGCCCTCATAACTGATCACAATTTCCTCTTGGAGTTTCTGAGTTATGTCCACTTCAACAAGGATTCTTGCATATGTCACTCTCAACTTCCCCGCTGTGCATTCATCCGCAAACAAGGGGGTACCTATGACACTCCCTATCTTTCCCAGGCTCTGTTCTCCCCACATTTGGATTGGCAATTGTGGAAATTTCACCCAAATAGGAACTGTCCGCAGCATGTCTCTCTCCATCGAAAAGTCTGGTCTTCATTCCATGATTACCATAGGCATGTTCCTTATAGTATATGGCCCTTTCAATAGCACAGCTTCCCTATCCTCATCAGATTTGAACTTCAAGATGAAGTAACCCTCATCATTGTAGAAAATTTCTGGAAGTTTCACAAAATTCCACTCCTTCATCATATAACTCTTCACCGCGTGCATACTCAGGTTACTCCCAATCGCATACATGATGAGAGATGTATCCCAGAATCGAATTTGACTCGCAACATCATCTTCTTCGATCTCCACCACTGGCTTTCCATTGACGATCTTAGGAGCGACAAACGCTAACGCTTTGCCATTTGTTGTTAATCGATTACCGCGTATCACATCGACCCAAAGCTTGGCATCTTCATCGTTCTCTTGATTTATCGTCGAACTCCCCAATTTTTTAGGGTTCAGACAAAACCCTTGATTCGTATCTTTTTCCTCCTCCGCGCCGTTCTTCCCCTTTTCTACCATCACCACACCTTCCGCCTCCACCTCACTTGTATTTTCCGCCGTAGTTTCGTCCCTCTGCTGCATTGGGCTCACCGTTGTCGGTGCCGGAGTGACCTGTTTGGGTGGTCGCCCCCGTTTCTTCGACAGTGTTCCCTTCGCCATCAAACTTCCACTCAATacacaaatttttttaaagaagtgAATGGAgaaaactttattattattattattattattattattattattattattattattattattcctaatcttcatttttatttattttggcaTCTAAGCTTAACTTTCCACAAAAGGTGATTAATGTTTTATCCATTATTTACATTAAAGTTTtccaagttaattaattaataatataaagtgATTTTACTAGTttaaatatatgatatttaaTGATAATTTAACATTGAATTGTAATAAtcgttaaattttttttaaggatAAGATTAAGTGGTGTTTTAAATGTAATACATCATATTTATATTAatggaaaaaaatagaaaaagaaaagatacaaataaaagtccaaatataataaaattatctgaatttaaaaaaaggattttttaaaaataaattatatgaataaAGAACTCAGTCATATCAATAAGAATAATTTGAACTCATAGATCAATTTTAATCTTGAGTACTCAATAAATTGGATTTTGGTTGATGTTTATTTTtgtattcaataataataataataataaaatttgggGCCCTTAGATTGTGAGGCCCAATGCTTTAGCATTACCTGCACCTGGAGAGGGTCAGACCTGCTCATACGTATCGTTGAATGCGAGAGTTGGTTTAAACAATGAGATGGGTAAGTCCATCACAGACATATCCTCCCAACCTATTTTAAGGTTAATTAATCATTAAGGATCataaaattttgagatattctaaAAAACAATTGCTTTGATCACTATCGTTGATATTCACCATCATCGTTTGTTCTTGGATCAGAGACTTAAACCATTGTATACTTAGGAGTATATCTTTTTCTttgaacttatttattt
Protein-coding regions in this window:
- the LOC131623214 gene encoding uncharacterized protein LOC131623214 gives rise to the protein MWQKKEQGGSSSTLSSDINEKETPKMGKEPEHVALEGDDGSWTEALKGIRDKGHGGYMIVSWNIRGLNKVAKQKEISSRLFKLQPNIAILLETRVKKEKAEKWRQKIGGNWQVCDNYRNHANGRIWILWQGSKVNIQTVSMTDQMIHCGLYGRDGKFVQWLTAMYAANQLERRKELWKDIERLGSNQQGPWIMLGDFNNVLGFHERIGRNEVKEAEFSDLREMMVATGLFEVDCIDDKFTWYNKHAEGAIYSCIDRVIGNLAWIQSNKDKTVHILEPGISDHAMLCIKGNEQVVRKKTSFKFINAVIEAEGYRTEVEKNWKRKIHGNNSQMMWNKLKRL